A stretch of Sulfurimonas autotrophica DSM 16294 DNA encodes these proteins:
- a CDS encoding SLC13 family permease: MKILIALGIGLFFFGIGGLIFTLQQSALIGCIALLVTLWTNEALPLGVVSLLPIVLFPAFGIIDTKMTALNYANPIIYLFFGGFLLAIAVEKTNLHLHVANKLLSLFPATPRGMIFSLAITSGLLSSILSNTTTTLLLITIAIFLTENTKLKMRFALAIAYGASIGGILTPIGTPPNLILLGIMQEHNMELIPFFQWMLMTVPLSVFMLISVGFLLSYGANDIPIQTQIEKKVLDKSQKKVMYLMLGLILVLLVNAPIRPYWDGLGMSESGILLGFGLALFMPPFNILKWNKDSKKIPYAIMFLFGAGFSIAKAFSQTGLADEVASYLLNMTHLSPLMLLLSVAVLITFTTEITSNTALISIMLPVIYSVAQQSGINTTLFMMVATLCASYAFMLPIATPPNAIAMSSGAVSVKDMMKYGIVLNLLGIFFIVLTAEYFWKNIL; the protein is encoded by the coding sequence ATGAAAATATTAATAGCACTTGGCATAGGGCTTTTCTTTTTTGGTATAGGCGGGTTAATCTTTACCCTGCAACAGAGTGCTCTCATAGGCTGTATAGCTCTGTTAGTTACACTCTGGACAAATGAAGCATTGCCTTTGGGTGTTGTCTCTCTTTTACCCATAGTTCTGTTTCCTGCGTTTGGTATTATAGACACAAAAATGACGGCGCTAAATTATGCAAATCCTATTATATATCTTTTCTTCGGTGGTTTTTTACTTGCTATAGCTGTTGAAAAAACAAATTTACACTTACATGTAGCCAATAAACTCTTAAGTCTTTTTCCTGCAACACCAAGAGGCATGATATTTTCACTCGCTATTACATCAGGACTTTTAAGCTCGATTTTGTCAAATACGACAACAACTCTGTTACTTATAACCATTGCAATATTTTTAACAGAGAATACCAAATTAAAAATGCGTTTTGCACTTGCCATAGCTTATGGTGCAAGCATAGGCGGTATTTTAACACCAATAGGAACACCTCCGAATCTGATTCTTCTCGGTATAATGCAAGAGCATAATATGGAGTTGATTCCATTTTTTCAATGGATGCTGATGACAGTACCTTTGTCTGTTTTTATGTTGATAAGTGTCGGGTTTTTACTCAGTTACGGTGCAAATGACATACCGATACAAACCCAAATAGAAAAAAAAGTTTTAGACAAATCGCAAAAAAAAGTAATGTACTTGATGTTGGGCTTGATTCTGGTTTTGCTGGTCAATGCACCGATTCGACCCTACTGGGATGGTCTAGGGATGAGTGAAAGCGGTATATTACTCGGTTTTGGTCTGGCTCTTTTTATGCCACCCTTTAACATACTCAAATGGAATAAAGACAGTAAAAAAATCCCTTATGCAATCATGTTTTTATTTGGTGCAGGTTTTTCTATAGCAAAAGCTTTTTCTCAAACCGGATTGGCAGATGAAGTTGCTTCATATCTGCTAAATATGACACATCTCTCACCGTTAATGCTGCTTTTAAGTGTTGCTGTGCTTATTACATTTACGACAGAAATAACATCAAATACGGCGTTGATTTCTATAATGCTGCCTGTAATTTATTCTGTAGCCCAACAATCAGGCATAAATACAACACTCTTTATGATGGTAGCAACATTGTGTGCAAGTTATGCTTTTATGCTCCCTATCGCTACACCTCCAAATGCTATTGCCATGAGCAGCGGAGCTGTAAGTGTGAAAGATA
- a CDS encoding NAD(P)H-dependent glycerol-3-phosphate dehydrogenase: MSIGVIGAGKWGSALAFALSEKNNVLITSRTPRDLDNFVTLNEILECEYLIITVPAQQVAAWLEENFVFKNQKILVASKGIEAKTGRFLNEIYEKYVPNENIAFLSGPSFASEVMQSLPTALVVNSHNKGLAEELSALFPSFIKTYTSDDVIGAEVSGAYKNVIAIAAGICNGLKLGNNAAAALISRGLVEMQRFGLSYGAKEESFIGLSGAGDLFLTASSRMSRNFRVGLGLAKGQTQEEILVALGEVAEGIGTTYALHDISVKHDLYLPIAREVYLMLEGKNPNESLKDLLTN; the protein is encoded by the coding sequence ATGTCAATTGGAGTCATTGGAGCTGGTAAATGGGGCAGTGCTTTAGCATTTGCTTTAAGTGAAAAAAACAATGTGCTTATAACATCCAGAACCCCTAGGGATTTGGATAATTTTGTAACTCTGAATGAAATACTCGAATGTGAATATCTCATTATTACAGTACCGGCGCAACAAGTTGCAGCTTGGCTTGAAGAAAATTTTGTATTTAAAAACCAGAAAATTCTTGTTGCTTCCAAAGGGATAGAAGCAAAAACAGGTAGATTTTTAAATGAAATATATGAAAAATATGTTCCGAATGAGAATATTGCTTTTCTTTCCGGTCCCTCTTTTGCATCAGAAGTAATGCAGTCTTTGCCTACGGCATTGGTCGTAAACTCACACAATAAGGGACTTGCAGAAGAATTAAGTGCGCTGTTCCCTTCTTTTATTAAAACATATACATCAGATGATGTTATAGGTGCAGAAGTCTCAGGTGCATATAAAAATGTGATTGCAATTGCTGCAGGTATATGCAACGGCCTTAAACTTGGAAATAATGCGGCCGCAGCTTTAATATCTCGCGGTTTGGTTGAAATGCAGCGTTTTGGGCTCTCTTATGGCGCCAAAGAGGAGAGTTTTATAGGTTTGAGCGGAGCAGGAGATTTATTTCTAACAGCTTCTTCTAGAATGAGTAGAAACTTTAGAGTTGGGCTTGGTTTAGCTAAGGGTCAAACACAAGAAGAGATTCTTGTGGCATTGGGTGAGGTTGCAGAAGGCATAGGAACAACTTACGCTTTACATGATATTTCTGTAAAACATGATTTATATCTTCCCATTGCAAGGGAAGTATATTTAATGTTAGAGGGTAAAAATCCAAATGAAAGTTTGAAAGACTTATTGACAAATTAG
- a CDS encoding NAD-binding protein — MAKTTALIFGYNKYAHEIIRNVKDKYNSIKVFSLDENDKAEGLYELEYFDLSDEWADMQKSVDMKNSMAFCVLEDTAENIFLTISLRANFKDLTIIAISSNKESANKLLMAGANKVIPLTETTSDIITNMLEKPISHKILHDILYEKSSLKIAQVQIGEESEFKDEQLTSIDWTRYNGIIVLSVMHEDLKSEFIYSSKAKRHIIKSGDVLIVVGFEKDIQDFENKIRSKRYVNWSHWSW; from the coding sequence ATGGCTAAAACAACAGCATTAATATTCGGATATAATAAATATGCGCACGAAATTATAAGAAATGTAAAAGATAAATATAACAGCATTAAAGTTTTTTCTTTAGATGAAAATGATAAGGCAGAGGGCTTGTATGAGCTCGAATATTTTGATTTAAGTGATGAATGGGCAGATATGCAAAAGAGCGTGGATATGAAAAACTCTATGGCATTTTGTGTTTTGGAAGATACGGCAGAAAATATATTTTTGACTATATCTTTGCGTGCCAACTTTAAAGATTTGACTATTATAGCTATCTCTTCGAATAAAGAAAGTGCAAATAAACTGTTAATGGCCGGTGCAAATAAAGTGATTCCTCTTACCGAGACGACATCGGATATTATTACAAATATGCTTGAAAAGCCGATATCGCATAAAATACTGCATGATATTTTATATGAAAAGAGCAGTCTGAAAATTGCCCAGGTACAAATTGGTGAAGAGAGTGAATTTAAAGATGAGCAGTTAACAAGTATAGATTGGACACGATATAATGGCATTATAGTTCTTTCTGTTATGCATGAAGATCTGAAAAGTGAATTTATCTATTCTTCAAAAGCCAAACGTCATATTATAAAATCCGGTGATGTTTTAATAGTTGTCGGTTTTGAAAAAGATATACAAGATTTTGAAAATAAAATAAGGAGTAAGCGATATGTCAATTGGAGTCATTGGAGCTGGTAA
- a CDS encoding ion transporter has protein sequence MLKRWILDFAYYLDTSKSYQKRKRFFYNILENDNNKYKKYVDLFMILLIFISVGVLIREVKHHVNDELMFFSNYVISFIFFIEYMLRLWVSSSVSKIIVARAEHDTFLLREVNLAKAFKEVIKVKLQYMLSVKAIIDLLAIMPFFHELRLLRIFILFRVFKLLRYAKSVQTLSSVLATKKFEFLTLGIFASVVIFVSSVLIYVMEGNNPESPIKTLFEAIYWSIVTIATVGYGDIVPVTQEGRFVAIIVITAGIAVLAFTTSLFVSAFTEKLDEIREIKTVEDISKLKKFYLICGYENVSREVSRKLSSHANEIIIIDEDAQRVEKAKKDGYRALNYNPGRVESYDKLNIDFDKQVKAVLCLRENDIENVYAALTIRSFNQNIFIMSLLVSDSNRKKLEFAGINTIVYPQELVGLITKELIGKPVAFEVIHELRSEHSDVQIDELGITERIVQNFPTVGDLENARFRVVLLGVYKTANDRFYFNPLDDTLLEVGDYLLVVGYQVFIKEFEKYLHTRVSNG, from the coding sequence ATGCTAAAACGCTGGATATTAGATTTTGCTTATTATCTTGATACATCAAAATCATATCAAAAGCGTAAACGATTTTTTTATAATATTTTAGAGAATGATAATAATAAATATAAAAAATATGTAGATTTATTTATGATTTTACTCATATTTATCAGTGTGGGTGTGCTTATTCGAGAAGTAAAACATCATGTGAATGATGAATTGATGTTTTTTAGTAATTATGTGATTTCATTTATATTTTTTATAGAATACATGCTGAGATTATGGGTCAGCAGCAGTGTAAGTAAAATCATTGTTGCACGTGCTGAACATGATACTTTTTTACTGCGAGAAGTTAATCTGGCAAAGGCTTTTAAAGAAGTAATAAAAGTAAAATTACAATACATGCTTTCTGTTAAAGCTATTATTGATTTATTGGCAATTATGCCGTTTTTTCATGAACTACGACTTCTTCGTATTTTTATTCTTTTTCGTGTGTTTAAACTTTTGCGATATGCAAAAAGTGTGCAGACACTCTCTTCTGTTCTTGCTACGAAAAAATTTGAATTTTTAACATTGGGTATATTTGCCTCAGTTGTTATTTTTGTGTCTTCTGTACTAATATATGTAATGGAAGGCAACAATCCGGAATCTCCTATTAAAACTCTTTTTGAAGCAATATATTGGTCTATAGTAACTATTGCTACGGTTGGATATGGCGATATAGTTCCTGTAACACAAGAAGGCAGATTTGTAGCTATAATTGTTATTACGGCAGGCATTGCAGTTTTGGCATTTACAACATCTCTTTTTGTATCTGCATTTACTGAAAAACTGGATGAAATCAGAGAAATAAAAACAGTAGAAGATATTTCCAAACTTAAAAAATTTTATCTGATATGCGGTTATGAAAATGTATCACGTGAAGTAAGCAGAAAATTATCATCGCATGCAAATGAAATTATTATTATAGATGAAGATGCACAAAGAGTAGAAAAAGCAAAAAAAGATGGCTATAGAGCACTTAATTATAATCCGGGGAGAGTAGAAAGTTATGATAAATTAAATATTGATTTTGACAAGCAGGTGAAAGCTGTTTTGTGTTTACGCGAGAATGATATCGAAAATGTTTATGCGGCTTTAACAATTCGTTCATTTAACCAAAATATTTTTATTATGTCTCTTCTGGTGAGTGATTCTAATCGTAAAAAGTTGGAATTTGCAGGAATTAATACTATTGTGTATCCTCAAGAGTTGGTAGGACTTATTACAAAAGAGCTGATAGGGAAGCCTGTAGCTTTTGAAGTGATTCATGAACTCAGAAGTGAACATTCAGATGTTCAAATTGATGAACTTGGTATTACAGAGCGTATAGTGCAAAATTTTCCAACTGTAGGAGATCTTGAAAATGCCCGTTTTAGAGTTGTGCTTCTTGGCGTGTATAAGACGGCAAATGACAGATTTTATTTTAATCCTTTGGACGATACTCTTTTAGAAGTAGGAGATTATCTTCTAGTTGTCGGTTATCAGGTTTTTATTAAAGAATTTGAAAAATATTTACATACAAGAGTAAGCAATGGCTAA
- the gatB gene encoding Asp-tRNA(Asn)/Glu-tRNA(Gln) amidotransferase subunit GatB: MFEVVIGLEVHVQLNTKTKLFCSCPTSFNHKQNTNTCPTCLALPGALPVLNKEVVHKSIMLGTAIDATINRISYFDRKSYFYPDSPSSYQITQLYTPIVEHGKLQIDFEDGSNKTIRVNRAHIEADAGKNIHDGDISKVDLNRAGTPLLEIVSEPDMRNAEEVTLYLKKLHSIIRYLDIGDANMQEGSFRVDVNVSIRPKGDEKLYTRVEIKNINSFKFIQRAIEVEVARQTEAWEDGTYDEEIVQETRLFDQVKQETRSMRGKEEAADYRYFPEPDLLKCVVTDEMMDKYTKIPELPDAKKERFVNEYGMNEYNAMVITSLVETANFFETMMEEEGVTAKTATTWLTVELPARLKGDMNITNSPVDAKKLGFLVKRIDDKTISGKAAKEVLDFLMENEAADVDSAIDKLGLKQVTDTGAIEAMCDDIINANPEKVEQYQGGKEKLFGFFVGQVMKASKGSANPQVVNEILKAKIG, from the coding sequence ATGTTTGAAGTAGTTATCGGTCTTGAAGTCCACGTACAATTAAATACAAAAACAAAACTTTTTTGCTCGTGTCCTACGAGTTTTAATCATAAACAAAACACAAACACCTGTCCGACATGTTTGGCTCTTCCTGGCGCACTTCCTGTTCTAAACAAAGAAGTAGTGCATAAATCTATAATGCTTGGGACGGCTATTGATGCTACGATAAACAGAATTTCCTATTTTGACAGAAAATCATACTTTTATCCCGATTCTCCCTCTTCTTATCAAATTACACAGCTCTATACGCCTATAGTCGAGCATGGAAAACTGCAGATTGATTTTGAAGATGGCAGCAATAAAACTATTCGTGTAAATCGTGCGCATATTGAAGCAGATGCGGGTAAGAATATCCATGACGGTGATATTTCAAAGGTTGATTTGAACCGTGCGGGAACGCCGTTGCTGGAAATCGTTAGTGAACCTGATATGCGAAATGCCGAAGAAGTGACGCTTTATTTGAAAAAACTGCATTCAATTATACGTTACTTAGACATCGGTGATGCAAATATGCAGGAAGGTTCATTTCGTGTAGATGTGAATGTTTCTATTCGCCCTAAAGGTGATGAAAAACTCTATACGCGTGTTGAGATTAAAAATATCAATTCATTTAAATTTATTCAGCGTGCGATTGAAGTTGAAGTTGCTCGTCAGACAGAAGCATGGGAAGACGGAACATATGATGAAGAGATAGTACAAGAGACCCGTCTTTTTGACCAGGTAAAACAAGAAACACGTTCTATGCGTGGTAAAGAAGAAGCTGCAGATTATAGATACTTTCCTGAGCCTGATTTGCTTAAATGTGTCGTAACAGATGAAATGATGGATAAATATACAAAAATCCCTGAACTGCCTGATGCAAAAAAAGAGCGTTTTGTAAATGAATACGGCATGAATGAATATAATGCAATGGTTATTACCTCTTTGGTTGAGACAGCAAACTTCTTTGAAACAATGATGGAAGAAGAAGGTGTCACAGCCAAAACAGCTACAACGTGGCTGACAGTGGAACTACCTGCTCGTCTTAAAGGGGATATGAACATTACAAATTCTCCTGTAGATGCGAAAAAACTAGGCTTTTTAGTAAAGCGAATAGATGATAAAACAATTTCTGGAAAAGCTGCTAAAGAGGTTCTTGACTTTTTGATGGAAAATGAAGCAGCAGATGTTGACAGTGCAATTGATAAACTTGGACTCAAACAAGTAACTGATACAGGAGCAATTGAAGCGATGTGTGATGATATAATCAATGCAAACCCTGAAAAAGTCGAACAGTATCAAGGCGGGAAAGAGAAACTTTTTGGTTTCTTTGTCGGTCAAGTGATGAAAGCAAGCAAGGGAAGTGCAAATCCTCAGGTTGTAAATGAAATACTCAAAGCAAAAATAGGTTAA